The stretch of DNA gcgagacgtgaagagcaacaagtggttcggtcagatcatgtgctagagctcggtgtgagcactctacgtgggagagtgtgacttgagagtcaccactagtaAGAGCATCGGCGACAaacttggagcttgtctcaacggggattagcttggtggcaaacAAGTGAACATCGGGATAAAAATCAACGTGTCAATTTTGTccactcttctcggtggtttgcattctccaaatcacaatccttgtatttacattcttctatatcttgtgcttgtgtagttgctctctagtgattagttagcttgtgtagcttgctaatcatcttcttacttgtgtagctagaagtagagatcctagtgtaactagttagcttgtgtagcttaattagttacttttacttagattgtgtagctaaacaagttgagctcttggatttggattgtgtatccttgtccttgagcatctagtgagtctaggtttggttttgtgcttttgctcattataattgtgtaggagctcccccggtttgtgaagtactagtgcttagacttGTGTGGCTTGGTATTAGAATTATCTGGAGAGTTCTttctagcttggcactccatttgtttTGTGTAGGTCTTTGAGTCATAGTTATAGGTGTGAAGTCTTgactaagcgaatagtttcaattccgtaTTTATTTTGGTTAGCCAGCGCgattaaatttagaaaaaactaTTCATCCTTCTCTAGACCCTACAGAGGGACCTCGATGGATCGCTCGTCGCCTGCTCTCCGGCAAGGGCAGGGGCAGCGAGCCTCCTCCACGCGCTGGGCTGGGTCGCTGGGAGGCCGCCCGCCTGCACCAGCGCGCGTCAGGCCTGGCTGCCTCGCGCAGCGGGCTCCCGGGCCTCTCGTGGATCTCCAGTCACGGCGGCGGGTGCCTCGGCTCGCGGCGACGGCCGGAGGTCCAGGTGAGCGTGGGCGTGAATGGGTCCACGGGATCGGGCCTTCTCTCCTGTTAGAGAGAAGGGTAAATACGTCTTTCTCCACCTCCGTCAGCCACCGTAACCCTCTATTCCATTCAAAAGACCACACAGATCATAAGAAAAACGTGAGGACATACGGGTGCAACCAAACTTTTGGGAACAGAGGTCGGTACCAACTTTCGTAAAGACATACACCTAAAAACACTCCCGTGCCTGGCCGTCGTCCGCCTCGGCGCGGAGGCAGTGCTGAGCTCAGCTCAAGCCTCAGCGTGGTAGAGACAAACGGGGCCCAAAAAGAAAAGACCAAGCGGGGCAAGGAAAGGCAGGGGGGACAGACGCTCACGCAGACGAcgggaggaggccaggagcagCGCACCAACActgctcccctcctctcccacTCCCACCGCCTACCGGCCGCGGTTGGATTGGACtttcttttccccttctttTGCCGTGGTTGCCTTCCCTTTTCAGCGCCGCTTTCTCTTTCAccccgctccgctccgctcccttGCCCCCCGGCCCGCCCGCCTACCCTTTCgcagcctcgcctcgcctcgccgccgccgccgccgcccgccgccgccgatcgagGTACTGGCCCCCCTGCCCTCGCCACCGCCTCGCGCGCGGTCTGGATCTGGGGTTTCCCTCTTTCTCTCGGGTTGATCCGGGGGGAAGGAGCGCGGGGGGCTGGTGGGTGGGCAGGGGCCGAGGGGGTTGCCGATCCTAGGGCTGCCGCGGGTGAAGGCGTCGACCTTGCCggtgccgccgctcctcgtGCTGGGTTCCGATTGCTGCTGGTTGGGGCTCTGCGACCGAGGCCTCGGTGGGGGAGCGATTGGCTACTGTGCGCTGGTGGAGTGGGGAAAGGTGATTTCCTTGTGGCTCAAATGGGACGGGGGTGCTTAAATCCTTGCTTTAGATGGCAGGAGGGGCTGAAGGCTGTCGGGAAATGGGAATTGGATTGGGGAGTTGTCCATCGTGTGCGATTTACATGCTCTGCTGCTAGTGTGCTCTTCTGTGTTCATAGGCTTACTGTTTGAGTCTCGATTTGCGACACATTTCCTGCAATTCGAGATCGGAAATGGTGTGAGCTATTTAAGGGGGGCAAGTGTTATGGACCTAGGCGAAGGCAGCTCATCTTTATTTTTGTTCTTCCGCAGGAAATGATGCGAGAACTGATGCGACAATAAAGCTTCCCGGATGGACGGATGCGATTGCATCGAGCCACTATGGCCAACGGACGATCTGCTCGTCAAGTATCAGTACATCTCGGACTTCTTCATAGCCCTCGCGTATTTCTCGATCCCGCTGGAGCTCATCTACTTCGTGAAGAAGTCGTCCTTCTTCCCGTACAGATGGGTCTTGatccagtttggcgcgtttatAGTTCTCTGTGGGGCGACCCATCTTATAAACCTGTGGACTTTCACCACACACACCAAGACTGTTGCTATAGTCATGACCATAGCAAAGGTTTCTACGGCGGTTGTTTCCTGTGCAACAGCTCTGATGCTTGTTCATATTATCCCTGACTTGTTGAGTGTGAAAACAAGGGAGTTGTTCCTGAAGAATAAAGCTGAAGAGCTTGATAGGGAGATGGGATTGATAAGGACGCAGGAGGAGACCGGCAGACATGTTAGGATGCTTACCCACGAAATCAGAAGTACACTTGATAGGCATACAATTTTGAAGACTACTCTTGTTGAGCTAGGAAGGACCTTGGGTCTGGAAGAATGTGCGTTGTGGATGCCATCTAGAAGTGGTTCAAGTCTTCAACTTTCACATACATTGCGCCACCAGATTACTGTCGGGTCATCTGTACCAATTAATCTTCCTGTCGTCAATCAAGTGTTCAGTAGCAACCGTGCAATCATTATACCCCACACGTCTCCTTTGGCACGGATTCGACCACTTGCAGGTCGATATGTTCCGCCAGAAGTGGCTGCAGTGCGTGTACCTCTTCTTCATCTTTCGAACTTCCAAATAAATGATTGGCCAGAGCTTTCAGCAAAAAGCTTTGCAATCATGGTTTTGATGCTTCCATCTGACAGTGCAAGGAAATGGCATGTGCATGAATTGGAGCTCGTTGAGGTCGTTGCTGATCAGGTTAATGCTCTATCTCTAGCTATGGTTATTATAACATTGATGCTTGTAGTAGGCAAAAAATGTGTTTATTGTCTTTTCAAAGTCATATGATCAATTTCTCATCAATCATGATCCGTCAATTAAGACATCCTTTTCACAAGTACAATGTAATGATGACAGGCCTTCTAATATCACTAAATTCTTTCTGAAAGCATATGATTCTGAAACCAACTAGCCAGCTGCAAAAGTCAGATTCCCTTGCTTGTTTATTAATCTCAATACCTTTCTCAAAGTTAACAAGCTGTTAAATGATATTGCCAAACATATCTGTTGTTTATACctcttttttttgttccttCAGGTAGCAGTTGCACTATCTCATGCGGCTATTCTTGAAGAGTCCATGCGAGCACGTGATCTACTAATGGAGCAGAATGTTGCCCTGGATTTAGCTCGAAGAGAAGCTGAGATGGCCATCCGAGCTCGCAATGATTTCCTAGCTGTTATGAATCACGAAATGAGAACACCCATGAATGCAATAATAGCCCTTTCCTCCTTGCTTTTAGAAACTGAGCTTACACCTGAGCAGCGGTTAATGGTGGAAACTGTACTGAAAAGCAGCAATCTTTTAGCAACACTCATCAATGACGTGCTGGATCTTTCCAAACTCGAAGATGGAAGCCTTGAATTGGAAATTAAAGCATTCAATCTCCATGCTGTTTTCAAAGAAGTATGCACCATCTGTTTCCGATATCTAATATCTATATATGTGATGCAGTTAACTAAATTCTCATTCGGTTTTACAGGTGATGAGTTTCATCAAACCAATTGCATCTATCAAGAGGCTATCTGTATCAGTTATGTTGGCACCAGATTTGCCGTTAAGTGCCATTGGCGATGAAAAGAGACTCATGCAAACTATTCTGAACATATCTGGCAATGCTGTTAAATTTACCAAGGAGGGACACATCACCCTTGTAGCTTCCGTTGTGAAGGCTGACTCTTTGAGAGAGTTTAGAACCCCAGAGTTTCATCCGGCTGCAAGCGATGACCACTTCTATTTGAAAGTTCAGGTAATATTCTAGCGAGGCTTATGTGAATAATTTGTCCTGGGCTTGTCAATGGGCTCATTGTCTTCCCATATGATCCAGAAATCAAGAAGAGTTCCGTACAAATAGCTGTATGCATCGTTTCCtttcaaaagaaacaaaaaacttGTATGCATTGTGCACAGAGTTAAAAACTCGCAGTAAATCTGGAACATTCATTTGATTGCCCGTTGTAATACTTTAACCCTGGCTGCAGCCATGTCGAAAACTCTCAATTTAAGCATCGCATGATGTCaagaatctttttttttatgtcTACTTATGCGCGACTTATTTTCTAATGTACTCTGGGTTTGGATCCACTATGTAAGCCTGACAATGAAGTACCTTTACTAATATGTGCATTTTCTAGCATGAATAGTTacctactactccctccgttccaaaatgttagtcgttttggcttttctagattcatagtgtttgctatgcatctagatataacatatgtctagatacatagcaaaatatatgaatctagaaaagtcaaaacgacctacattttggaacggagggagtaacttgTAATGAGGATGTTTGTATggatcttctctttgttttaaCATTGATGATATTTGAAATCTGATTACTTCTTTATATTGTTGTCGAATTAGTTGGGTGTAGTCATTTGTTGCATCATGTTTGAGTTGCCAGGATTGACTTAGCCTCAGGACCAACGTAGACCGAAATGACATTGCGAAAAGATAAAATAGCCTTGCATTAGAAGCTTTTGTGTTTTTGCCAGGGGGGTGGGGGCATTCCCAACTCTAGGTTGGCCAAATCACGGTATTGTAGCCAAATCTAACTTATCACAAGAGAACAGAGGCTTATAAAAATTCCATTTTGGTTGATACAACTTTTCCTGGGTTTCATGCTTATAACTGGGAAAGGTTTCATATTTGCAGATTGTGAACATTGCATGGACACATGAAGCAAAGCTGTCCTTCTCTGCTTAGCTATTATTAACAGTTTTTGTTGCTTTAATTCTCTGTTACTTCACTATTTTGCAGGTAAAAGATACAGGCTGTGGTATTATTCCTCAGGATCTACCTCATGTATTTACAAAGTTTGCTCATCCTCAAAGTGGAGGAAACCGAGGGTTCAATGGTAGTGGTCTTGGCCTTGCTATATGCAAAAGGTAATTTATTATTGCAGCTCCTTGTGGTTCCTTCTGCGTGATGTTGTTTTTGGTGACTCAAGCTTCCTTTTGAGCATCATGGAAAGATCTTTTGTACATCCTAATGCTGGATTGATTGGTCAGTCATTCATGCACTTCAACTCAGCAGCATCTCTGAAAATTCCATTTCAGGTTTGTTAGTCTCATGGGAGGGCACATCTGGCTCGACAGCGAAGGAACAGGAAGAGGTTGCACCGCAACATTCATCATCAAGCTCGGCGTGTGCGACAACACAAACACCTACCAGCAGCAGCTGATCCCTCTAGTCTGGCCAAGCAGTGCAGACTCCGATTCATCTGGCCCAAAAGCGCTCCCCGACGGGAAAGGATCCGCCTCCCTGAAATCTCGGTACCAAAGAAGCGTATGAGCTTACTGTAAATGATTGACGGCGTAGCCCCAAGTAGGGGGGACCGATTAGTTCCACCACCTAATTTTGTTTGTAACCCTGTCATAGCAGGCATATAATGTACAAATAATGTAAAGCAAATGGGGACTGCGGCTGTGTACCTGGGTGGCAACACTGACTTGCTGCATTGAGTAGTTTATCCTGCCAGCGGATTGAATTGCTTGTTCTGGGGTGTGCGCGCCCGTTTGCGACCCCCGTAACTCGTTGCTTGCTCTGTTGTAATCTCATTATATATCCATCGTGTAAGATGAAAtttattgcaaaaaaaaattgcacggGTAACAAGCTGTTTTGGACGCTATTGCGGTTCCGCCAGGTTCTAAAAACTGTGTTTCTGTGGTTCAGCTAATTAGTAGCTACTGGCTGAGACTGACAAGTTTCATTTGCTAAGAAAACGCTGCTAAGTGCGTCAGGTACATGGAACTATGAGAGGCTAATCGTCATTATCCAAGGGAAATACTGCATAATTTACACCATTATTAAAAATATGCATTATGCTTTACTTATAAAAATAGTAAATATATAAAAAGTGCGAGTCCCCAGCTTATTACTGCTGTGCTAGTGCTAGTCGACATTAGTGTTTTGGAAGAAAGGTAAAGACGGGTTTCCCAATCCAAAACGATATGTGGGGTCCACATGGACGTGACTAATCCTCTGTTCCTTCAGGCCAACACTTTCCCCAATCAAACTCGTCTTCCACGGCGAGGTTGCGTTATTGCGCGGCTAGGGTTCGTCTcattgccgccgccctcctATCCATCCCGCCTCCTTGGAGGCATCCCTTGGATTCATCGACCAACTGATCGATCAAGTCGACGATGGCGCTGTCCTCGGCGGCACACAAGATCCCGCTGGAGGTCGCGCACACCCTCGTAGAGATCGCCGAGGTCGCGCGCTACGCCTACCACCACCGTCCAGGCTATCATGTGGCCCAAGACGGAGATCTGATCACGCCGCCCCCGGAAGCTgatggcggcgggggcgccggtgAGGAGGCCGCACGGCTAAGGGAGGAGAACGCCATGCTCCGCGCCCGAATCGCCGACGACCTGGCGCTCCTCCGCGAGCTGCACGGCGCACCCTGCGTCTCCAAGGAGTGCCCTCCTGATGTACTTTGTTGCACCTTCCCTTTGAATGCTGTTTCTgatttttaacttttttttctATGGAAATTGGCACTTTCTTACACAGGCATTAGTTACAAAAGCATGCATATCCCTGTTGTTCTGCTAAAACCAAATTATACCTAAAAAATGATATGTCATACATTGTTATCCCTATATATACACTTACCGGTGTATCTAGATGTGATGTCGATGGTAGATTAACCTTATTGTGTGATACTTGCTAATTTATCACCTATTTGCAGATAAGAAGAAACATTATATAGTTGAAATTCATTTTGGTGTATTCACATGCCATGTCCAGCTTATAGTTATGTTGTTCTTGTATATTTTGTTGATTTTGTTGTTCCTGAATGTGATCGATGCAGCTGTACAATCGGCTGATGGCAGCGGTCAACAATGCTAGCTTCCTTGCTCATCTTGAAAAATTACAGGATGAGTCAGCATGTCAACATGCTGAATTATCATCTGACAATATGACAGGTTCATACTTGCTAAATATTGTGAATTTTGTTTCTATACTATGTTTTATGGTCACTATTGGTTCGGATGTATCCTGCCAAAGATGCTGAGAACTTAACCCATTTCCATTTGGTGCTTTTATTGAACCAGAGGTGGAAATTGGTGACATTCCAGACAAAATGGGTAATGGGAAGAAAGGATCATGGGTCTTGGTTGCTAGTGATACTGCAGGGGCTATTTTGGAGGAAATTAGTGGGATTGATGATGAAAATTATGTTATGATCAATGAAGATGACATCGTTGATAGTATTGCCACCTTTGTTGCTAGGTGCATTATTGAAGATCCAATGTCCAAGGTACTTGCTTCTTTAAGAGTTGTTTTGAGAGGCTATCAAGGATTGGTGAGCATTGTCTCCACCACTTTTATGTTGTTCTAACTGTTTTGTATTATGATTCCTTCAGTCATTATCGCCAACGCAGCTCCAAAAGGGTACGTCTATCCTCCATGCTGCACTAAGTTAAATATCATGCCCTTATTAAATAGCTGTCCATGTTACTGGGATTCATTATTTCAAAATAATTGCCAAAATACTCAGCTCCTCTGCTATTTGCCCAACTATATGCGTGCATGATCATCATAACATGTTCTTTTTATGTATCTGGTTTAAGTTACTTGAGGATTATTTAAGATTTAGGGAATTGTAGATGATGTCGCTCTGGCACCTTGCAATATTTGAGAGTGTACAGCACTAATGTATGATGTACACTGTTGATAAAGCTAATCTTCATAGCGGCAATACCCTTGCTAAATTAGATATCAGCTTTCACTGAGATTGTGTATATGTTGTAAGCACTTGGTTTTCAGATAGCTATGTTTTATGAGGTAGTACTGGTGAAGGTCATGTTGGGAATGCTAACCTTCTAGTTTAGATGGTATGGTGTGTCTCAAATAAAGGAATTGCTTCCAACTTCCTATAGATGAGGGAAGATTTAGTCTATGCTATATTTGTATTTTTTAAGTTCTTATTGAATTGACAGTAGAGATGAACTGGGTGGTTAACAACTAACATAAATATTAGACAGTACATGGTAGGTTGAACTTTGTTTTTTTATTCTTGCTAGTGGCAGTATATGTGAATGTTTTTTGCATCAGTTTTCTGTGTTGATTATCTAATATATTTATGGGCTTAACTTATCTAAGCAGCTGTTGCAAAGGCATTAGATAGCATGAAAGCTCGGTGGAGATGGTCAACCTTTTGGGAGGCTGCGCAAGTTATTTATATCTTGGCTACTTGGGGAATCACAATAGCAGGGTAAATTTCTCATCATGCCTGTCTGCGGTTGCACACCAAAAGTTTACTCCTCCACCTCCCATTTTGGTGTATCACTGTTTAAGATTTTTATTTCTCTTTATTCGTTAGGTGTGTATAGAGTATTTTTGCAATGCTAGCCTGCTATTGGTAATCATCATTATTCATCATCTTAAATACTTCCTCTGATTGGAAATAGTAGCCCATCTAGGTTTGTCTAAGCTCTTTTCTAACTTTTTGACCGAATATATTGACATTGCTACATTCATTATGTAAAATACTTCCATAATATATTACTCTTTTCATTTAAGATAGTTTATTTTTATAGATATTGTTGGCAGGTATCATAATGAAGACCTTGTCGATGTCTTATGTGTCTTTAATTGGTACTATACTTATGTTAGGATGATGATAAACTGATTATTGTGAGAAAATACATTTATCTACAACTATAAATAATATGTGCGAAGCATGTCTGATGTCTCTTCTTTTCTCTGTTATCTTTTGAACTGGATTCAGGTTGTACAAGAGCCGTCATGTCCTGAAGGTTGCAGCGAAGGGTGCTGCTGCGTCTGCCAGATTCGTTATGAAGGCACTGTGAGTGCAAAAGCACAAGTATCATGTAAAATGGAATGATCAGCAAGTTGTAAAATGTAAATACAAATTCGTTGTGTTAGTTGTACATATGTGATTGCAACATATTCTATCATGAATTGATTCCAGCCTGATGAATTGTTTCACTTATCTTCTTTTTATGCACGGTGCTGAAACTGCTGCCGAGCAAGGTGTACATACAAAACTTGTTGCATGAGCACATCTGTGGTTGCAGTGCGATGTTACTGTGAACTAGCGGTTCTCAGAAATGGCGGGTTGTCATCTACTACAATCTATATGGATGTGCGAATATAAGGTGTCTCAGTTGATACTGTATTAGAGCCGTTGAACGTGCTTGCTACACTTCGGTGTGTGTCCCAGGCATGTCCACACATGCTTGTCATATTGGTCAAAATAACTGCGTGATTTGTTTGGAGTCGTTTTACTGGCTCCTACCTAGTGACTATCCTTAACGTGGAAATTTAGGTTCAGAAGGATGGTGGATTCTGGATTTTGGGCTGATTAATGGTGAAACTACGGTATTCATGATTAAGCCACAATTTATTTGAAATGCTGTGCGCAGCACAGAAATTCTGATTCCTCGATATTGAACTTCTTCTTTGGTACGTACGCATCAAGGTATTATGCTATGCTAATCTGGATTCAGGCTCGGTTTGTGCGTAACAGCTCAGGGAAATATGTTAGTCAAATCATGTAAACGGAGACTAGACGATAGTCAAACATGTTAGCTACGAAAGTAACTTGCATGTACATGGGGTGTCAGAGACAGCTGCACAAAGCCAAATGGCATCATATCATACGAACCTTTGCCGTGTCAGCAGAGCCAAATGACAAAGTCAAATCCCGTCAAGGAGGACACAACATCATACCGGATTAGTTTAGGAACCAAACGAATCGCTCTTTTCACACGGGGGAGGGAATGCTGCACCACCACACTCCATAGAGATGCTgcgtgctgttttttttttgaaaatggaAAAAACATTCCATTAAACGTGAGCTCCAGGTTTGTCACCGGAGACCAACGGAGATACAAATTCTGGTACATGGTCCATGAATATTTTTGAGGCATCCACGACCAAGCTAGCAGCATAGGCAGCTAAACTATCTGCAACTCGGTTACATGCTCTATTACAAACGGAGATTACAGATTTAGTAAAATCAAAGTACAACAAATCTCGCGTTTGCCTAAACAAAGCCCCATACAGACTCCTGTCCCAAGCAGATGATCTAAGTGCTTCACCAAGAATTGTTGCATCTATCTCCAAAACAATATGAGTCATTCCCAATTGGGCAGCATGCTCCACACTCCGCATCGCTCCTACTGCTTCTGCATGCAGTGGACTTGAAAGCATTTGCAACTTTCCAAACCCCACTTCCAAAACATCTCCTCTACTATTTCTTATTACACAACCCCAGCCGCCAGTACCAGTGTTGTGGCTGTAAGAAGCATCACAATTGATcttgaaaaattcagacgcagGTGGTTTCCACTTTACATTGCATTTTTGGGAGATTTGTGTGGGCAATTGCTGGAGCTTCTCCCACTCCAACAAATGGAATGTCGTGTTACTACAAACTTCTGATACACTGGCCATTTTTTGCCCTTCATTAGCTTTGTTTCTTGCCAACCACCATTGccataaaaaaaatcagaatccTATGCTGCAATTTCTGCTCCAGGTTGACTATTGTGCTCATTACTTCAGTTCCCTTCCTGCACTGCTCTAGCATCATTCTTATGTTCTCAAGGTTCATTTGGCGCCAACATTGCTTAACTCTCTTGCACTTGAAAAAAAGGTGGCCACAGTCCTCATCTAGGCAATTACACATTGGGCACACAATATCAATTTTGACCCCTTTCCTTGCAATATTTCGGCGCATTGGCAAGCTATTGTGAGCCATTCTCCAGGCAAACATTTTAACCTTATTTTGGAGTTTTAGCTGCCATATTTTCTGCCACCAAAAGCTCCCTCCCTTTTCAATATTCGAACCAGAGGATGAAGCATCTCTATTCAGCTTGCTGTCCCTGATTTGCACTGCACGTTTATAAGCAGATTTGACAGAGAAGAGGCCTTTTGGGTCAAAATGCCAAGCTGGCCAATCCTCCATCTGCATGTCAATGGGAATTGCAAGGATAGCTTGAGCATCTTTTGGACAAAAGGTCTCAAGGATTAACTGTTCATCCCAGCTTTCTGTCTGTGGATCAATCAACTCTGAAACTCTTGTCAACAGAGACTGACCCCTTGGTGTAGCAGGTTTTCTCGTGTGTCCTCGTGGCAGCCATGGATCAGACCAAATATTAACAGAACTTCCATTTCCAATTCTCCAAATGATCCCCTCCTTTAGCAACTCAACTCCTCTTagaatacttctccatgaataAGAAATACCATCACGAGTTGTGCATCGCAGCATACTTATGTTTGGGAAGTATTTGGCCTTTAGCACTTGTGCGCATAGTGTTTCAGGGCAAGTTAGCAACCTCCAGGCTTGTCGAGACAGCATAGCTTgattaaataaatataaatccCTGAAACCTAATCCACCAGACTTCTTAGATCTTGTGAGTTTCTCCCAACTAAGCCAGTGTATCTTATTCACCTTGTCTTGTTGGCTCCACCAATACCTTGCAATCATAGTACTCAACTCATCACAAAACCCTTTTGTTAGATCAAAGCAAGACATAGCATATGTTGGGATAGATTGTGCCACTGCCTTTATAAGGATTTCTTTTCCAGCTTTTGAAAGGAGCTTCTCTTGCCACCCTTGGATCCTAACCCATACTTTCTTTTTTATGTACTCAAAGGTTCTCTTTCGAGATTTACCAACAGTTACCGGCAAACCCAAATATTTCTCACTTCTAGCTTCTTGATCTATTGATAGAATACTCATAACTTGCAACTTGACTTGATGATCAGAATTCGGGCTAAATAAGATAGAGGACTTACTTCTATTTATCACCTGCCCGGAGGCTCTTTCATAAACATTTAAGATACGCCTTAATTCATTGGCATCACTTTGGCTTGCCCGCATCAGGATCAGAGAGTCATCCGCAAAGAAAAGATGATTAACCCTTGGCGCACTACGACATATTTTGATTCCTTTTATCTTCTCTTCCATCTCTGCTTTTTGTAACATTGTAGACAAGCCTTCTGCACACATAATGAACAAATAAGGAGAAAGTGGGTCACCTTGTCTTAGCCCACGCTGAGGGTGGATCCTTTCTGTGTATTCACCATTCACTTTAATTTGATAAGAAACCGTGGTGACACATTTCATGATAAGCTTTATCCACTGCACATTGAATCCTAGTTTGAGCAGCATGTTTTCCAAAAAAACACCATTCCATTCTGTCATAGGCTTTGCTCATATCAAGTTTAATAGCTGCTACTccttcctttcccttcctcctattattcatgaaatgagtaaattcataagccaacaagacattatCCGTAATTAAACGCCCAGGAACAAAAGCACTTTGTGAGGGGGAGATAATATGTGGCAGCACACTTTTAAGTCGGTTAGCAAGAActtttgatattattttgtatACCACATTACAAAGGCTGATTGGGCGCAAATCATTGATTTTCTCTGGCACCCTTACCTTAGGAATCAGAACAATCACCGTATCATTCCAACCTTGTGGCATCTCCCCACCGTTTAGAAAATCCAGCACCTCTGCTTTAACTCGATCACCTACAAGAGTCcagaattttttataaaaaacagaTGGCATACCATCAGCTCCTGGTGCTTTCAAATCTCTAATACTCCCCAGTGCTGCCCACACTTCATCATCAGAGAAAGGGGGCAAGAAGAGCATCATTCATCTCTTGTGTAACACGAGGGGTCACATAGCTCAGCACCTCCTCATACTGCTCACCTGCATGGGATAAAAACAAATTCTGGTAATGATTAGCAATAAAGCTTTTCATTCTATCCCCCTCCAACACATCCCCACCATCGTCCTTCAATGTCTTCAGCATGTTTTTGTGTCTCCTTTTCGAGGCGTATGCATGAAAGAACTTCGTGTTCCGATCCCCCTGAAGCAACCAAGTTGTCTTCATTTGGTCCAGTTGTGCT from Panicum virgatum strain AP13 chromosome 9K, P.virgatum_v5, whole genome shotgun sequence encodes:
- the LOC120650073 gene encoding probable ethylene response sensor 1; this translates as MDGCDCIEPLWPTDDLLVKYQYISDFFIALAYFSIPLELIYFVKKSSFFPYRWVLIQFGAFIVLCGATHLINLWTFTTHTKTVAIVMTIAKVSTAVVSCATALMLVHIIPDLLSVKTRELFLKNKAEELDREMGLIRTQEETGRHVRMLTHEIRSTLDRHTILKTTLVELGRTLGLEECALWMPSRSGSSLQLSHTLRHQITVGSSVPINLPVVNQVFSSNRAIIIPHTSPLARIRPLAGRYVPPEVAAVRVPLLHLSNFQINDWPELSAKSFAIMVLMLPSDSARKWHVHELELVEVVADQVAVALSHAAILEESMRARDLLMEQNVALDLARREAEMAIRARNDFLAVMNHEMRTPMNAIIALSSLLLETELTPEQRLMVETVLKSSNLLATLINDVLDLSKLEDGSLELEIKAFNLHAVFKEVMSFIKPIASIKRLSVSVMLAPDLPLSAIGDEKRLMQTILNISGNAVKFTKEGHITLVASVVKADSLREFRTPEFHPAASDDHFYLKVQVKDTGCGIIPQDLPHVFTKFAHPQSGGNRGFNGSGLGLAICKRFVSLMGGHIWLDSEGTGRGCTATFIIKLGVCDNTNTYQQQLIPLVWPSSADSDSSGPKALPDGKGSASLKSRYQRSV
- the LOC120650074 gene encoding uncharacterized protein LOC120650074, whose protein sequence is MALSSAAHKIPLEVAHTLVEIAEVARYAYHHRPGYHVAQDGDLITPPPEADGGGGAGEEAARLREENAMLRARIADDLALLRELHGAPCVSKECPPDLYNRLMAAVNNASFLAHLEKLQDESACQHAELSSDNMTEVEIGDIPDKMGNGKKGSWVLVASDTAGAILEEISGIDDENYVMINEDDIVDSIATFVARCIIEDPMSKSLSPTQLQKAVAKALDSMKARWRWSTFWEAAQVIYILATWGITIAGLYKSRHVLKVAAKGAAASARFVMKAL